A single genomic interval of Rosistilla ulvae harbors:
- a CDS encoding DUF3500 domain-containing protein codes for MRNPRLFSRLSLITMLCFGGLLATATGAILLQANSGGAAMVQSANAFLSTLDDAAKSKALLAYDAAERTKWHFIPMPTRKGLVIRDMNPAQKAAALRLLRAALSESGYEKSRRIMSLEAVLLELEGPKSKGRRDPEKYYVTLFGEPSDTQPWGFSFEGHHMSLNFVVEGGKIVDSTPQFFASNPAEIKNDVSGPLKKGTRVLRDEEQLAFDLMASLQSSQREKAIFAAEAPAEISDAGEPQPTAPKLVGISYASLNGQQQEMLRSLVDVYIDSMTAEVAADRRQIIDNDGWNDVHFAWGGALKTGIGHYYRVQGKSFLIEFVNTQPDAAGNPANHIHCVWRDLTGDFNLPAK; via the coding sequence ATGCGCAACCCTCGACTCTTCTCACGCCTCTCCCTGATCACGATGCTCTGTTTCGGAGGGCTTTTGGCGACAGCAACCGGCGCGATCCTGTTGCAAGCAAACTCCGGCGGTGCGGCGATGGTTCAATCGGCCAACGCCTTCCTGAGCACGCTGGACGACGCTGCAAAATCGAAGGCGCTGTTGGCTTACGATGCAGCCGAGCGGACGAAGTGGCATTTCATTCCGATGCCAACGCGGAAAGGGCTTGTGATCCGCGACATGAACCCAGCTCAAAAAGCTGCCGCGCTGCGATTGCTGCGAGCGGCGCTCAGCGAATCCGGGTACGAGAAGTCGCGACGGATCATGTCGCTGGAAGCTGTCTTGTTGGAATTGGAAGGTCCCAAAAGCAAGGGCCGCCGCGATCCAGAGAAGTATTATGTAACGTTGTTCGGCGAACCGAGCGACACGCAACCGTGGGGCTTCAGTTTTGAAGGGCACCACATGTCGTTGAACTTCGTCGTCGAAGGGGGCAAGATCGTCGACTCGACGCCTCAGTTCTTCGCCAGCAATCCCGCCGAGATCAAAAACGATGTCAGCGGCCCGCTGAAAAAGGGAACCCGCGTGCTGCGTGACGAAGAGCAACTGGCCTTCGATTTGATGGCTTCGCTGCAGTCGAGCCAACGCGAAAAAGCGATCTTCGCCGCCGAAGCCCCCGCCGAGATCAGCGACGCGGGCGAACCGCAACCGACCGCGCCAAAGCTGGTTGGCATTTCGTACGCCTCGCTCAACGGACAGCAACAAGAGATGTTGCGCTCGCTGGTCGATGTCTACATCGATTCGATGACCGCCGAAGTCGCTGCCGACCGTCGTCAGATCATCGATAACGATGGCTGGAACGACGTCCACTTCGCTTGGGGCGGTGCGTTGAAGACCGGAATCGGCCACTACTACCGCGTCCAAGGCAAATCGTTCCTGATCGAATTCGTCAACACGCAGCCCGATGCGGCCGGCAATCCAGCCAACCACATCCACTGCGTTTGGCGCGATCTGACCGGCGACTTCAATTTGCCAGCAAAGTAG
- a CDS encoding peptidylprolyl isomerase — protein MIVGLKYFSTLALLASLCLSGSWAVAQPPGIAFSDVELPSEPTAMVANVDGVPILLRDVAETVDNNIQQIIASSGRKPSPEELKMARTTLIRRELRKEIQGKMMYRAFVRKMTGTQPEDKRAEMEQSITSNVRKMFYEQQLPKLLEQYKLDTVSEADAMLRKSGSSLEQQERRFVESILGQEYIRGEMDKDPEIPLPDMKFYYEQNTEKFSRNARARWEQLTALFSRFETKQEARDAIIRMGNEAYYGGNVQAVAKRLSQEPLADETSGLHDWTNKGSLASDVLDQQIFSLPVNKLSQIIEDDNGFHIIRVLEREEAGMLSFADAQEEIRKVLKENIQQEQQKNLITELERKIPVWTIFPDDVPQSKPLESAAVASAETKSLR, from the coding sequence ATGATTGTTGGTTTGAAATATTTCTCAACGCTCGCACTGCTGGCAAGTCTTTGTCTGAGTGGTTCGTGGGCTGTTGCGCAGCCGCCCGGCATCGCATTCTCCGATGTCGAACTACCTTCGGAACCGACGGCGATGGTCGCCAATGTCGATGGCGTGCCGATCCTGTTGCGCGATGTTGCCGAAACCGTCGACAACAACATTCAACAGATCATCGCCAGTTCGGGGCGTAAACCGAGCCCCGAAGAACTGAAGATGGCCCGGACGACGCTGATCCGCCGCGAGTTGCGGAAAGAGATCCAAGGCAAGATGATGTACCGCGCGTTCGTGCGGAAGATGACTGGCACTCAGCCCGAGGACAAGCGGGCGGAGATGGAACAGTCGATCACGAGTAACGTCCGCAAAATGTTCTACGAGCAACAGCTGCCCAAGCTGCTCGAACAATACAAACTCGACACCGTTTCCGAAGCTGATGCGATGCTACGGAAGAGCGGTTCGTCGTTGGAACAACAAGAGCGTCGGTTTGTCGAGAGCATTCTCGGCCAGGAGTATATCCGTGGCGAAATGGATAAGGATCCCGAGATTCCATTGCCCGACATGAAGTTCTATTACGAACAGAACACCGAAAAATTCAGCCGCAATGCGCGGGCCCGCTGGGAACAACTGACCGCTCTGTTCTCGCGATTTGAAACCAAACAAGAAGCCCGCGACGCGATCATCCGAATGGGCAACGAAGCCTACTACGGCGGTAACGTTCAAGCTGTCGCCAAGCGGTTGTCGCAAGAACCATTGGCCGACGAGACCAGCGGCCTACACGACTGGACCAACAAGGGCAGCCTCGCATCGGACGTCCTCGACCAACAGATCTTCAGTCTTCCGGTCAACAAGTTGAGCCAGATCATCGAAGACGACAACGGATTCCACATCATTCGCGTTCTGGAACGCGAAGAGGCGGGGATGCTTTCGTTCGCCGATGCTCAGGAAGAGATCCGCAAAGTTCTCAAAGAGAACATTCAACAAGAACAACAGAAAAATCTGATCACCGAATTGGAACGGAAGATCCCCGTTTGGACGATCTTCCCCGACGATGTCCCGCAATCCAAACCTTTGGAAAGCGCCGCCGTCGCATCGGCCGAAACCAAATCGCTGCGCTGA
- a CDS encoding leucine-rich repeat domain-containing protein, with product MSSPNCSRTQRASVWRTEPRLLFSGAALSLAIIGCSPSSPPADSRDPAADTIRDSQTDPSTSEPTFAQQIADVQASQTTRIDVITKITASDLPQLSNLDSLTDLLIDGGVVTDKGLAAIATCPNLKHLRLRFSPISDAGMQQIAQMAELEILNLPQSQVTAAGIAELKQLSKLRQLRLGSTHATAAICQPISELTGLRSLHLIDIPVDDENLLRLADLKSLRSLYIDGGRVTDAGWQAMFEKRRDLHIHIDQTHHDLDPGKHDPDH from the coding sequence ATGTCTTCACCGAATTGTTCCCGCACGCAACGGGCCAGCGTCTGGCGAACCGAGCCTCGGCTCTTGTTCAGCGGTGCAGCGCTAAGCCTAGCCATCATCGGCTGCAGCCCAAGCTCTCCCCCCGCGGATTCTCGCGACCCGGCTGCCGATACGATTCGCGACTCGCAAACCGATCCGTCGACGTCCGAGCCAACCTTTGCTCAACAGATCGCCGACGTCCAAGCGTCGCAAACCACGCGGATCGACGTCATCACAAAGATCACCGCTTCGGATCTCCCTCAGCTTTCGAACCTCGATTCCCTGACCGATCTTTTGATCGATGGAGGCGTTGTCACCGACAAGGGGCTCGCCGCGATCGCCACCTGCCCCAACCTCAAGCACCTGCGGCTGCGGTTTTCGCCGATCAGCGACGCTGGGATGCAGCAGATCGCTCAAATGGCAGAGCTGGAAATTTTGAATCTACCTCAGTCGCAGGTCACCGCGGCGGGGATCGCCGAACTGAAACAGCTTTCCAAATTGCGGCAACTGCGGCTCGGTTCGACTCACGCCACCGCAGCGATCTGCCAGCCGATCAGCGAACTAACCGGCTTGCGATCGTTGCACCTGATCGACATTCCCGTCGACGATGAAAATCTGCTGCGGCTAGCCGATCTGAAGAGCCTGCGTTCGCTGTACATCGACGGAGGCCGCGTCACCGATGCCGGCTGGCAAGCGATGTTCGAAAAACGCCGCGACCTGCACATTCACATCGATCAAACCCATCACGACCTCGACCCCGGCAAACACGATCCGGATCATTGA
- the mfd gene encoding transcription-repair coupling factor: MPVAKPAKRAPRSKIKTLAQLPPAIARRRPVAAALKRWKPGEPLWIQGVWSGTASLLTAVLCQHTRPLLVLTPDGSAADLVAADLESFDIPSALTLPFSTAEGTPESIQDQDYARRLQVLQQLRAWQPGGVPDVVTAPITAAIQGVPSPEKLEQSSRTLKVGQRIDVDELRQWLATAGFHASTAVELHGEFSMRGGILDVFAPDHQHPYRIELFGDEIDSIRSFDVASQRSINNVPQFEFSAVDSGSHSSGTLMQHLPAETAIVIVDPEACKKSIDALLARTSHHDDYLSWNDLLVQCQPFRIAMGTQLAEAGTDQVLDLHSVSVDGFVGDLEYITRRIDQVAADQQVIVVADTPADNQRMSELLIGTEVAKRGKLSFQTGSLGGGFQIDDPAVLVLTGAELFHRTPLRRVKAQVRSKPIDGFLQLHPGDLVVHLSHGIGLYRGLELLEKHGQKLEHLAIEFDGGTKIYVPATRIGLIQRYIGGNKSRPRLAKIGGQSWTKNKKAAESAVTDMASELLELQAQRSARRGIAFPSDSNWQRLFESSFPYTDTHDQALATIAFKESMESTQPMDRLICGDVGFGKTEVAMRAAFKAVDAGYQVAVLVPTTVLAEQHYQSFTSRMGEFPFDIGKLSRFASPEEQRETLKGIKSGRVDIVIGTHRVAGANVKFNNLGLVIIDEEQRFGVQVKERLKTKHSNVDVLTMSATPIPRTLHMAMVGVRDISNLETPPEDRLSVETRVTRWDEKLIHNAIVRELNRNGQIYFVHNRVNDIHQVAEKLKRIVPQASIVVGHGQMNENDLEQVMVDFIARKFDILLATTIIESGLDIPNANTIFIDEADRYGLSDLHQLRGRVGRYKHQAYCYMMIDAHKHLSPSAAKRMRAIEEFSQMGAGFAISMRDLEIRGAGNLLGTQQSGHIAAIGYELYCQLLESAVRQMKKLPPKLSADVDVDLPIEAYLPEDYVPDLRQKIDLYRRIARMEQFDELQEMREELLDRFGPLPIEVQRMMEIAELRFDAAIWQVSEIRIDGDYLVLQYTDRSRIEQLKRQANRPVRIVDDQQAYVPALIAKSTKGKPQPAANNAAEIDWLELARSILHLA, translated from the coding sequence GTGCCCGTTGCCAAACCGGCGAAACGGGCACCTCGATCGAAGATCAAAACGCTTGCTCAACTTCCCCCCGCGATCGCGCGGCGGCGCCCGGTTGCCGCTGCGCTGAAGCGTTGGAAACCAGGCGAACCGCTCTGGATCCAAGGCGTCTGGAGCGGCACGGCTTCGCTGTTGACCGCCGTTCTGTGCCAGCACACCCGCCCGCTGTTGGTCCTGACGCCCGACGGCAGCGCCGCCGATCTGGTCGCCGCCGACCTCGAATCGTTCGACATTCCGAGCGCCCTGACGCTCCCCTTCAGCACCGCCGAAGGGACTCCCGAGTCGATCCAAGACCAGGATTACGCCCGCCGTTTGCAAGTCCTGCAGCAGTTGCGAGCCTGGCAGCCCGGCGGCGTCCCCGATGTCGTCACCGCCCCGATCACCGCAGCGATCCAAGGCGTCCCGTCGCCGGAGAAGCTGGAACAATCCAGCCGCACGCTGAAGGTCGGCCAACGGATCGATGTCGACGAACTGCGACAATGGCTGGCGACCGCTGGATTCCACGCCTCGACCGCAGTCGAACTGCATGGCGAATTCAGCATGCGCGGCGGGATCCTGGATGTCTTCGCCCCCGATCACCAGCATCCCTACCGGATCGAATTGTTTGGCGACGAGATCGATTCGATCCGCTCGTTTGATGTCGCCAGCCAACGCAGCATCAACAATGTCCCGCAGTTTGAATTTTCAGCGGTCGACAGTGGCAGCCATTCGTCGGGAACGTTGATGCAGCATCTGCCGGCGGAGACGGCGATCGTGATCGTCGATCCCGAGGCATGCAAGAAATCGATCGACGCGCTGCTGGCTCGCACCAGCCATCACGACGACTACCTTTCCTGGAACGACCTGCTGGTCCAGTGCCAACCGTTTCGAATCGCGATGGGAACGCAGTTAGCCGAAGCCGGAACCGACCAAGTGTTGGACCTGCACAGCGTTTCGGTCGATGGATTTGTTGGAGACCTGGAATACATCACGCGGCGGATCGACCAAGTTGCGGCCGACCAACAGGTGATCGTCGTCGCCGACACGCCAGCCGACAATCAACGGATGAGCGAACTGTTGATCGGGACCGAGGTCGCCAAGCGGGGCAAACTGAGTTTCCAAACCGGTTCGCTCGGGGGCGGTTTCCAGATCGACGATCCCGCGGTCCTGGTCCTGACCGGTGCCGAACTGTTCCACCGCACGCCGCTGCGACGCGTCAAAGCCCAGGTCCGCAGCAAACCGATCGACGGCTTCCTGCAACTGCATCCGGGCGACTTGGTCGTCCACCTGTCCCACGGCATCGGACTCTACCGCGGCCTGGAACTGCTGGAAAAGCACGGCCAAAAACTGGAACACCTGGCGATCGAATTCGACGGCGGCACCAAGATCTATGTCCCGGCGACGCGGATCGGGCTGATCCAACGCTACATCGGCGGCAACAAGAGTCGTCCACGGCTCGCAAAAATCGGCGGCCAATCCTGGACCAAAAACAAGAAAGCGGCTGAGTCGGCGGTGACCGACATGGCGTCGGAACTGTTGGAGCTTCAGGCGCAGCGGTCGGCGCGTCGCGGGATCGCGTTTCCATCGGACAGCAATTGGCAGCGGCTGTTTGAATCTTCATTCCCTTACACCGACACGCACGACCAAGCCCTGGCGACGATCGCTTTTAAAGAGAGCATGGAATCGACACAGCCGATGGACCGCTTGATCTGCGGCGACGTCGGGTTTGGCAAAACGGAAGTCGCGATGCGGGCCGCCTTCAAAGCTGTCGATGCCGGTTATCAAGTCGCCGTCTTGGTCCCGACAACGGTCTTGGCCGAACAGCACTACCAATCGTTCACCAGCCGGATGGGCGAGTTCCCTTTCGATATCGGCAAGCTCAGCCGGTTTGCCAGCCCCGAAGAACAGCGAGAAACGCTCAAAGGGATCAAGTCGGGGCGAGTCGATATCGTGATCGGAACGCACCGCGTCGCCGGAGCGAACGTCAAGTTCAACAACTTGGGCCTGGTGATCATCGACGAAGAGCAGCGGTTCGGCGTGCAGGTCAAAGAACGGCTGAAGACCAAACACAGCAACGTCGATGTGCTGACGATGTCGGCGACACCGATCCCACGAACGCTGCACATGGCGATGGTCGGCGTCCGCGATATCAGCAACCTGGAGACACCGCCCGAAGATCGCTTGAGCGTCGAGACGCGGGTCACGCGGTGGGATGAGAAACTGATCCACAACGCGATCGTCCGGGAACTCAACCGCAACGGCCAGATCTATTTCGTCCACAATCGCGTCAACGACATCCACCAAGTTGCGGAGAAGCTGAAGCGGATCGTCCCGCAGGCGAGCATCGTCGTCGGGCATGGCCAGATGAACGAAAACGACCTGGAACAGGTGATGGTCGACTTCATCGCTCGCAAGTTCGACATCCTGCTGGCGACGACGATCATCGAGAGCGGTCTGGACATCCCCAACGCCAACACGATCTTCATCGACGAAGCCGATCGGTACGGGCTGTCGGATCTGCATCAATTGCGGGGCCGCGTCGGTCGCTACAAACATCAAGCGTATTGCTACATGATGATCGACGCCCACAAACATCTAAGCCCCTCGGCGGCGAAGCGGATGCGGGCGATCGAAGAATTCAGCCAGATGGGAGCTGGATTTGCTATCAGCATGCGGGACCTCGAAATTCGTGGTGCCGGAAATCTGCTGGGCACTCAGCAGAGTGGCCACATCGCCGCGATCGGATACGAACTGTATTGCCAGTTGTTGGAATCGGCAGTCCGGCAGATGAAGAAACTGCCCCCTAAACTGTCGGCCGACGTCGATGTCGATCTACCGATCGAAGCCTATCTGCCAGAGGACTATGTCCCCGATCTGCGGCAGAAGATCGATCTCTATCGGCGGATCGCAAGGATGGAACAGTTCGACGAATTGCAGGAGATGCGCGAAGAGCTGTTGGATCGCTTTGGCCCGCTGCCGATCGAAGTCCAACGGATGATGGAGATCGCGGAACTGAGGTTCGACGCGGCGATCTGGCAGGTCAGCGAGATCCGCATCGACGGCGATTACCTGGTCCTGCAATACACCGACCGCAGCCGGATCGAACAACTAAAGCGTCAAGCCAATCGGCCGGTTCGAATCGTCGACGATCAACAAGCGTATGTTCCGGCATTGATAGCAAAGTCGACCAAGGGCAAGCCTCAACCGGCCGCGAACAACGCCGCGGAGATCGACTGGTTGGAACTTGCCAGATCGATCTTGCACTTGGCCTAG
- a CDS encoding threonine ammonia-lyase — translation MTIPIATIDDVRKAQKVIDQHISPAPLVRSYALEKELGLPPSRRVWLKDYGWTPVGSFKLLGALNWMANHLETIGDRPVAAHSSGNFASGISFAGMRYQKQVVIVMPDTAPQVKFNLTKSFGAEVHTYDISRDHETGDRDRLTREIVQQRQCVQASPYDDPHVIAGNGVGGLQIVEELKRQQRGVSDFVCQVSGGGLMAGHALAIADGFPQARIIGVEPDGAEDFRQSLAAGERVRVERPSSICDGLLSYDVGEHNWPILRKHVASSVTVADLQTRQAMRWLYDKHGLRTEPSGAAATAALLTGQISPDGEGDIVLVVSGRNVDQQPFMDWIEV, via the coding sequence ATGACGATCCCCATCGCGACCATCGACGACGTCCGAAAAGCTCAAAAAGTGATCGATCAGCACATAAGTCCCGCTCCGTTGGTGCGGTCTTATGCGTTGGAAAAAGAGCTGGGGTTGCCGCCGAGTCGCCGCGTTTGGCTGAAGGATTACGGTTGGACGCCGGTTGGATCGTTCAAGCTGCTGGGAGCGCTCAACTGGATGGCGAACCACCTGGAAACGATCGGCGATCGCCCGGTCGCCGCCCATTCGTCGGGCAACTTCGCTTCGGGAATCTCTTTTGCCGGCATGCGATATCAAAAGCAAGTCGTGATCGTGATGCCCGACACCGCGCCGCAGGTGAAGTTCAATTTGACCAAATCGTTTGGTGCGGAGGTGCATACCTATGATATCTCTCGCGACCACGAGACCGGTGATCGCGATCGTCTGACACGCGAGATCGTCCAACAGCGGCAGTGCGTCCAAGCCTCGCCGTACGACGATCCGCATGTGATTGCTGGCAATGGTGTCGGCGGATTGCAGATCGTCGAAGAGTTGAAGCGACAGCAGCGGGGCGTTTCCGATTTTGTCTGCCAGGTCAGTGGCGGCGGCCTGATGGCTGGCCATGCTCTGGCGATCGCCGACGGTTTCCCGCAGGCAAGGATCATCGGCGTCGAACCCGATGGGGCGGAGGACTTCCGCCAATCGTTGGCCGCCGGAGAGCGAGTGCGCGTCGAGCGCCCCAGCAGCATTTGCGACGGATTGCTATCGTACGACGTGGGCGAACATAACTGGCCGATCTTGCGGAAGCATGTCGCGTCTTCGGTGACTGTCGCCGATCTGCAAACGCGGCAAGCGATGCGATGGTTATATGACAAGCACGGCCTGCGGACCGAACCGTCCGGCGCGGCGGCGACCGCAGCATTATTGACCGGCCAGATTTCTCCCGACGGCGAAGGGGATATCGTGCTAGTCGTCAGCGGTCGAAACGTCGACCAACAACCATTCATGGACTGGATCGAAGTCTAA
- a CDS encoding response regulator produces MKSLDVVIIDDHEVVRSGITSLLSGPEVTVVGSAASGQEGLELMSSKLPDAVLLDIRMPDNDGLSTLQTLRASHPDLPIVMVSTYDNPTYVARSVALGANDYVLKGDSRSVFLDAIKRAASGEEPSTDSLLRKIGEAMSRSGKEAPPMDVPLTAREVQVLRHVALGLSNKEIGRSLNISVETVKEHVQNILRKLNAADRTDAAVRAVKMGLA; encoded by the coding sequence ATGAAAAGTTTGGATGTTGTAATTATTGATGATCATGAGGTGGTTCGTAGTGGCATCACCAGCTTGCTGTCGGGCCCTGAAGTCACGGTCGTTGGTAGCGCGGCTTCCGGACAGGAGGGGCTGGAGTTAATGAGCAGCAAGCTGCCGGACGCCGTCTTGTTGGACATTCGTATGCCCGACAACGATGGGCTTTCGACGCTGCAAACACTTCGTGCCAGCCACCCGGATTTGCCGATCGTAATGGTCAGCACCTATGATAATCCGACCTACGTAGCCCGGTCGGTTGCATTGGGGGCTAACGATTACGTCCTCAAAGGAGATTCGCGTTCGGTCTTTTTGGACGCCATTAAGCGTGCCGCTAGCGGCGAAGAACCCTCCACTGACAGCTTGCTGCGTAAGATCGGCGAAGCGATGTCGCGTTCGGGGAAAGAAGCACCTCCGATGGACGTGCCGTTGACCGCTCGCGAGGTTCAAGTCCTGCGACACGTCGCTCTGGGCTTGAGCAACAAAGAGATTGGTCGTTCGTTGAACATCAGTGTCGAAACGGTCAAAGAGCACGTGCAGAACATTTTGCGCAAGCTGAATGCTGCCGATCGGACCGACGCGGCAGTTCGTGCCGTCAAGATGGGACTGGCCTAA
- a CDS encoding sigma-54-dependent transcriptional regulator yields the protein MTLNPKLLLVDDDRRLAESMADWLRYQQFSVDQAHSLATGRRAIQEHSYDLLLLDLRLEDGDGFELIAETKRRQPDCAILVLTGYATPSTAIEAVKAGAFDLLTKPLVDEELSHALERALAQRNIEAENEQLRAQLDSRFGLEHILSHDYRMLKIFDVIDSVADARASVLITGENGTGKSMIARAVHKRSNRRSNPFVEVACGALPDNLLESELFGHVIGAFTGATTNKIGKFKQADGGTIFLDEIGTASQAFQVKLLRVLQELQFEPLGGTETDTVDTRVILATNENLSHAVTSGQFRQDLFYRVNVINIELPALRERAGDVPLLVDHFLREVCEATGRDVQGFDRDALATLQAYSWPGNVRELENVVERAVLLARDSVLTRHDLPPQLLASSGQPQSVIGSVASSGMQSNDPDQPQTLREALEEPERRIILESLRSHNWNRAATADTLGVNRTTLYKKMKRLGLDDPRLQFMGAEAH from the coding sequence ATGACCTTGAATCCCAAGCTGCTGTTAGTCGACGACGATCGACGTCTTGCCGAATCGATGGCCGATTGGCTGCGATACCAACAATTCAGCGTCGACCAAGCCCATTCGTTGGCCACCGGCCGACGCGCGATTCAAGAACACAGCTACGATCTGTTGCTGTTGGATCTACGTTTGGAAGACGGCGATGGTTTTGAATTGATCGCCGAAACCAAACGGCGTCAGCCCGATTGCGCTATCCTGGTTCTGACCGGCTACGCGACCCCCAGTACTGCGATCGAAGCGGTAAAAGCGGGGGCGTTTGATCTGTTGACCAAGCCGTTGGTCGACGAAGAACTCTCCCACGCCCTGGAACGGGCGCTGGCCCAGCGGAACATCGAAGCGGAAAACGAACAACTGCGAGCCCAGTTGGACAGCCGCTTTGGCCTGGAACATATCCTCAGCCACGATTACCGAATGCTGAAGATCTTCGACGTGATCGATAGCGTCGCCGACGCCCGGGCTTCGGTTTTGATCACCGGGGAAAATGGAACGGGTAAATCGATGATCGCTCGCGCCGTTCACAAGCGGAGCAATCGCCGCAGCAATCCCTTTGTCGAGGTCGCTTGTGGGGCGTTGCCCGACAATCTGCTGGAAAGCGAATTGTTTGGACACGTGATCGGTGCCTTTACCGGCGCGACGACAAACAAGATCGGAAAATTCAAACAAGCCGACGGGGGAACGATCTTTCTGGATGAGATCGGGACCGCGTCTCAGGCTTTCCAGGTCAAACTGCTTCGCGTCCTGCAGGAACTGCAATTCGAACCGCTCGGCGGCACCGAGACCGACACCGTCGATACCCGCGTGATCCTGGCGACCAATGAAAACCTGAGCCATGCGGTGACCAGCGGCCAGTTCCGCCAAGACCTTTTCTATCGCGTCAATGTGATCAATATCGAACTGCCGGCGCTGCGAGAACGGGCTGGCGACGTCCCCCTGCTGGTCGACCACTTCCTCCGCGAAGTCTGCGAAGCGACCGGCCGCGATGTCCAAGGTTTCGATCGCGATGCACTGGCGACGCTGCAAGCTTATTCATGGCCGGGCAACGTTCGCGAACTCGAAAATGTCGTCGAGCGGGCGGTGTTGCTAGCACGCGATTCGGTCCTCACCCGACACGATCTGCCGCCGCAATTATTGGCCAGTTCCGGGCAACCACAATCGGTGATCGGCAGCGTCGCGTCGTCAGGAATGCAATCCAACGATCCCGACCAGCCACAGACGCTCCGCGAGGCGTTGGAAGAACCCGAACGACGAATCATTCTGGAATCGCTGCGCTCGCACAACTGGAATCGGGCCGCAACGGCCGACACGTTGGGCGTGAATCGGACGACTTTGTACAAAAAAATGAAGCGGCTGGGACTGGACGATCCACGCTTGCAATTCATGGGTGCGGAAGCTCATTAA